Proteins encoded in a region of the Sphingopyxis sp. OAS728 genome:
- a CDS encoding transglutaminase-like cysteine peptidase has translation MRKHAHLVAGDSRWLPVSIALAAAALTPSAAHASSKLLNVKALADSKAACPAAMAVAPSAPIDISRAILGGAPSALDRIRADQQGAEAPLPAAVPMTAGLDAFPVRHTLEPASRTPISFARPESCGAPSIFAPLTETTDYDPTAELGTRAIPVKRTRFDNRWDHVRRAAPAGLMQSKLRSANASPGLAEQDLLARVNQWVNREIAYVNDDRNYRQRDFWATAEQTIARGKGDCEDFAILKMQMLRAAGIDADRMKLVLLRDLAANADHAFLLVQTDAGKLVLDNVTDRLYDGSRANAVRPVLSFSENRRWVHAYRGTQPSPNLAAIPASQKSYTLALNNQRSVSADPLTFKTGLSK, from the coding sequence ATGAGAAAGCATGCCCATCTTGTCGCTGGCGATTCGCGATGGCTTCCTGTCTCCATCGCCCTCGCCGCCGCGGCGCTGACGCCGTCGGCGGCGCACGCCTCGTCGAAGCTGCTCAACGTCAAGGCGTTGGCGGACAGCAAGGCGGCATGTCCGGCCGCGATGGCCGTTGCGCCGTCCGCGCCTATCGACATCTCACGCGCCATTTTGGGCGGCGCGCCGAGTGCGCTCGACCGCATCCGGGCCGATCAGCAGGGCGCCGAGGCACCCCTTCCTGCGGCCGTGCCCATGACCGCAGGCCTCGACGCTTTCCCGGTTCGCCACACGCTCGAACCCGCGAGCCGCACCCCGATTTCCTTCGCGCGCCCCGAAAGCTGCGGCGCGCCGTCGATCTTCGCCCCGCTCACCGAAACCACCGACTATGATCCCACCGCCGAGCTCGGCACCCGCGCGATTCCGGTCAAGCGCACGCGCTTCGACAATCGGTGGGACCATGTCCGCCGCGCCGCGCCAGCAGGGCTGATGCAGAGCAAGCTGCGCAGCGCGAATGCGTCGCCGGGCCTTGCCGAGCAGGACCTGCTCGCGCGCGTCAACCAATGGGTGAACCGCGAGATCGCCTATGTGAACGACGACCGCAATTACCGGCAGCGCGATTTCTGGGCGACCGCCGAACAGACGATCGCGCGCGGCAAGGGCGATTGCGAGGATTTCGCGATCCTCAAGATGCAGATGCTGCGCGCCGCGGGTATCGATGCCGACCGTATGAAGCTCGTGCTGCTTCGCGATCTCGCGGCGAACGCCGATCATGCCTTCCTGCTCGTCCAGACCGATGCCGGGAAGCTCGTGCTCGATAATGTAACCGACCGCCTCTACGACGGCAGCCGCGCGAATGCGGTGCGGCCGGTGCTGTCGTTCAGCGAGAACCGGCGCTGGGTGCACGCCTATCGCGGCACGCAGCCGTCGCCGAACCTCGCCGCGATCCCGGCGTCGCAGAAAAGCTACACGCTCGCGCTGAACAATCAGCGTTCGGTGAGCGCCGACCCGCTGACCTTCAAGACCGGCTTGAGCAAGTAA
- a CDS encoding PilZ domain-containing protein, with the protein MRSLLAHIANPVETVDRRRTQRRTLRLDVAARSASAESAVVIRNLSRTGLLIETDAAFSIGETFLLVLPELGAAPARVVRNDGRLFGCEFLTPVPASAISAALLRAPHDGDEDDGTDIATARDSDGLYAQRRPSAILFTALTALFTAVILLFVIALVSLNFSSN; encoded by the coding sequence GTGAGATCCTTGCTGGCCCATATCGCGAATCCGGTCGAGACGGTCGACCGCCGGCGGACACAACGCCGCACGCTCCGCCTCGATGTCGCCGCGCGTTCGGCGTCCGCCGAATCCGCGGTCGTCATCCGCAATCTTTCGCGAACCGGTCTGCTGATCGAAACCGACGCGGCCTTTTCGATCGGTGAAACCTTCCTGCTCGTCTTGCCCGAACTCGGCGCCGCCCCCGCGCGCGTCGTTCGGAACGACGGCAGGCTTTTCGGGTGCGAATTCCTGACACCCGTCCCCGCGAGCGCGATCAGCGCAGCGCTACTGAGGGCGCCGCATGACGGGGACGAGGACGATGGTACCGACATCGCGACCGCACGCGATAGCGACGGCCTCTATGCACAGCGGCGGCCCAGCGCGATCTTGTTCACCGCGCTGACGGCTTTGTTCACCGCGGTGATCCTGCTGTTCGTCATCGCGCTCGTCTCGCTGAACTTCTCGTCCAACTAG
- a CDS encoding HlyD family efflux transporter periplasmic adaptor subunit — protein sequence MDAFDNPARNGMTGPERDGASNEASNRAVSGGEFLAAAANVTAAASTIPLAIQAILVPDASGRIVLPAGASIDDITISGTDLVITLPNGQVFVIPGGAVDVPAIVVDGDTVPASTVAQLLENLGELNPEAGVRSSGGNFADPEGPIQDAYALGDLLPYTQLAFPQPEDRELLPAVQDEEPTIVIVTPDQPAGIAAATASVSEAGLPARGNEPAGSNSAANSETTTGSIVYDAGDGLDSITINGTAITAVGQVITTPLGQLTITSLTPGNVGYSYTLTDNTNANNNLTDPFTVVVTDNVNAGEQIMQIVPLGDKLLIETRVTPRDIAFIKVGDPANVKVTAYDFSIYGGLNGKVVRVSADSIYDEVERQAYFTVVVETTNSYLTSNGRRLPITPGMLCDVEIVTGKKSVLSYLLKPVLKVSGSALTER from the coding sequence ATGGATGCTTTCGACAATCCGGCGCGGAATGGCATGACGGGTCCTGAGCGCGACGGCGCATCTAATGAGGCATCGAACCGGGCCGTATCGGGCGGCGAGTTCCTTGCCGCCGCCGCGAACGTGACGGCTGCCGCGTCGACGATACCGCTGGCGATCCAGGCCATCCTCGTTCCCGACGCAAGCGGACGCATCGTCCTGCCCGCGGGCGCATCGATCGACGATATCACGATATCGGGCACCGACCTCGTCATCACTCTGCCGAACGGTCAGGTCTTCGTCATTCCCGGCGGCGCGGTCGACGTTCCGGCCATCGTCGTCGACGGCGACACAGTGCCGGCGAGCACCGTCGCACAGCTGCTGGAAAATCTGGGCGAGCTGAACCCCGAAGCCGGGGTTCGCAGCTCGGGTGGCAATTTCGCCGATCCCGAGGGCCCGATCCAGGACGCTTATGCGCTCGGCGACCTGCTGCCCTATACGCAGCTCGCCTTTCCGCAGCCCGAAGACCGCGAACTTCTGCCGGCGGTTCAGGACGAGGAACCGACGATCGTCATCGTCACCCCCGACCAGCCCGCCGGGATCGCCGCGGCGACCGCGAGCGTCAGTGAAGCCGGGCTTCCGGCGCGCGGCAACGAGCCTGCGGGCAGCAACAGCGCCGCGAACAGCGAAACCACGACGGGATCGATCGTCTATGACGCCGGCGACGGACTCGATTCGATCACGATCAACGGCACCGCGATCACTGCGGTCGGCCAGGTCATCACCACCCCGCTCGGCCAGCTGACAATCACCAGCCTGACGCCCGGCAATGTCGGATACAGCTACACACTGACCGACAACACCAATGCGAACAACAATCTGACCGATCCGTTCACCGTCGTCGTCACCGACAATGTCAACGCCGGCGAACAGATCATGCAGATCGTGCCCTTGGGCGACAAATTGCTGATCGAAACGCGCGTCACCCCGCGCGACATCGCCTTCATCAAGGTCGGCGACCCCGCGAACGTCAAGGTCACGGCCTACGACTTCTCGATCTATGGCGGGCTCAACGGCAAGGTCGTGCGCGTGTCGGCCGACAGCATCTATGACGAGGTCGAACGGCAAGCCTATTTCACCGTCGTCGTCGAAACGACGAACAGCTATCTGACCTCGAACGGCCGCCGGCTGCCGATCACCCCCGGCATGCTATGCGATGTCGAGATTGTGACCGGCAAGAAATCGGTGCTGAGTTACTTGCTCAAGCCGGTCTTGAAGGTCAGCGGGTCGGCGCTCACCGAACGCTGA
- the cobU gene encoding bifunctional adenosylcobinamide kinase/adenosylcobinamide-phosphate guanylyltransferase translates to MSGSSLFVLGGARSGKSRYAQARAEAAGGNPVFVATAEAFDDEMRERIARHRADRDPRWTTVEAPRELPDAIDALSGREAVVLVDCLTLWVSNLLLADADIARAGRQLCDAIARFEGTLILVANEVGLGIVPDNALARAFRDAAGQLNQSVAATVREVVLLTAGLPLTLKSDA, encoded by the coding sequence ATGAGCGGATCGTCGCTGTTCGTGCTCGGCGGCGCGCGATCGGGCAAGAGTCGCTATGCGCAGGCGCGCGCCGAAGCCGCGGGCGGCAATCCGGTTTTCGTCGCAACCGCCGAAGCCTTCGACGACGAAATGCGTGAGCGGATCGCGCGTCATCGGGCGGACCGCGATCCGCGCTGGACGACCGTCGAAGCGCCGCGAGAGCTGCCAGACGCGATCGACGCGCTAAGCGGCCGCGAAGCTGTCGTGCTGGTCGATTGCCTCACGCTATGGGTCTCAAACCTGCTCCTCGCCGACGCCGATATCGCGCGCGCGGGCCGCCAGCTCTGCGACGCGATCGCCCGGTTCGAGGGCACGCTGATCCTCGTCGCGAACGAAGTCGGCCTCGGCATCGTCCCCGACAATGCGCTGGCGCGGGCGTTCCGCGACGCCGCGGGCCAGCTCAACCAGTCGGTAGCGGCGACGGTACGCGAGGTGGTGCTGCTCACCGCCGGGCTCCCTCTTACGCTCAAATCGGACGCCTGA
- a CDS encoding cobyric acid synthase, with protein MAALMLQGTGSDVGKSVLVAGLCRAFSNRGLRVLPFKPQNMSNNAAVTIDGGEIGRAQALQAIACRVEPHSDMNPVLLKPQADRTSQLIVHGRVRGTLGSGNFREARGALMAEVLESYDRLRAAADIVVVEGAGSPAEINLRAGDIANMGFARAADVPVVLIGDIDRGGVIASLVGTRAVIDPEDAAMIRGFLINKFRGDPALFEDGYREIEKRSGWPGFGVIPWLSAASRLPSEDAVILERPADPREGRRMIACPILPRISNFDDLDPLKLEPGVEIVMVPPGRPIPAEAGIIVLPGSKATIADLAALRAEGWDIDIKAHHRRGGLIVGLCGGYQMLGKRIADPLGIEGAPAAVEGLGLLDVETILSPAKVLRQVEGTALGAPVEGYEMHMGETHGPGTERPFAIMEGAARDGAVNAAGNVIGSYLHGLFASPELRQALLARIGVAGNGRDYVADVDAALDDIAGEFAAHADIDAMLRIAGISA; from the coding sequence ATGGCTGCGCTGATGCTGCAGGGCACCGGTTCGGACGTCGGCAAGTCGGTGCTCGTCGCCGGCCTCTGCCGCGCGTTCAGCAATCGCGGGCTTCGCGTGCTGCCCTTCAAACCGCAGAATATGTCGAACAATGCCGCGGTCACGATCGACGGCGGCGAGATCGGGCGCGCGCAGGCGCTGCAAGCGATCGCGTGCCGTGTCGAGCCGCACAGCGACATGAATCCGGTGCTGCTGAAGCCGCAGGCCGACCGTACTTCGCAACTCATCGTCCACGGCCGCGTGCGCGGCACGCTCGGCAGCGGCAATTTTCGCGAAGCGCGCGGCGCGCTTATGGCCGAAGTGCTCGAAAGTTACGATCGCCTTCGCGCCGCCGCCGATATCGTCGTCGTCGAGGGCGCCGGATCGCCCGCCGAGATCAACCTGCGCGCGGGCGACATCGCCAATATGGGCTTTGCGCGCGCCGCCGATGTCCCCGTGGTCTTGATCGGCGATATCGATCGCGGCGGGGTGATCGCGTCGCTGGTCGGGACGCGCGCGGTGATCGATCCCGAAGATGCGGCGATGATCCGCGGCTTCCTGATCAACAAGTTTCGCGGCGACCCGGCGCTGTTCGAGGATGGCTATCGCGAGATCGAAAAGCGCAGCGGCTGGCCGGGTTTCGGCGTCATCCCCTGGCTGAGCGCCGCATCGCGCCTGCCGAGCGAGGATGCGGTGATCCTCGAACGCCCTGCCGATCCACGCGAGGGCCGGCGGATGATCGCCTGCCCGATCCTTCCGCGCATCTCGAACTTCGACGACCTCGACCCGCTCAAGCTCGAGCCCGGGGTCGAGATCGTCATGGTGCCGCCGGGCCGCCCGATCCCCGCCGAGGCAGGGATCATCGTGCTACCCGGATCGAAGGCGACGATCGCCGACCTCGCCGCGCTGCGCGCCGAGGGCTGGGACATCGATATCAAGGCGCATCACCGGCGCGGCGGGCTGATCGTCGGGCTGTGCGGCGGATACCAGATGCTGGGCAAGCGTATCGCCGACCCGCTGGGGATCGAGGGCGCGCCGGCCGCGGTCGAGGGGCTCGGCCTGCTCGATGTCGAGACGATACTCTCGCCCGCCAAGGTGCTCCGTCAGGTGGAAGGGACAGCGCTTGGCGCGCCGGTCGAAGGGTATGAGATGCACATGGGCGAAACGCATGGTCCCGGCACCGAACGGCCCTTTGCCATAATGGAAGGCGCTGCCCGCGATGGTGCGGTCAATGCCGCAGGCAATGTGATCGGCTCCTATCTGCACGGCCTGTTCGCGTCGCCCGAACTGCGGCAGGCATTGCTTGCGCGGATCGGCGTCGCGGGCAACGGCCGCGACTATGTCGCCGATGTCGATGCCGCGCTCGACGACATTGCGGGCGAGTTTGCGGCGCATGCCGATATCGACGCGATGCTGCGGATCGCGGGGATCAGCGCATGA